The nucleotide window ataatagagaagGGTATTATAATATGGGCTTGAAGTTAAAGTTGAATGAGTAATATGATAGGGTTTTGCTGGATTTGTATAACCAGCGTCTATCCGATAAACAGGATTGTATACAACTATAGACGTGGTTAATATTAACcattttttagataaataaagtttttttttcactgcATTTTTTGAGATGAAGTTAATCGctattaaacattttaataataattttatgactattagtcactttttaaaaaattatgacactATTAATCATTATGAGGTAAAATGAACTATTATTAGACATTTCAATAATCCCACAACACtattaattatatcaataattgtatataatcatactaatttattattaattagttatgAAGTAAAGTTAATCACATTTACTGTACGTGTGGTCGTAAATAATCTTGTGACACTTTAACTACTTATCATATAAAGTTAACTACCATAACACATTTCAATAACATTATAACATTATTAACTACAtatctataattttatataatcaagTTTATTTACTCTTAAGTATTTGTGAAACAAAATTAATCGTATATATACACAAATCAAGTGTGCTAGGTAGATGTCGATTGTTCACCGGGCTTACATTTCTCCTTTTCCAAATTGAGTCACCAAAGACATGTCTTATTTCTTGAATAAAGATCAATCGTCCACCCAAGTTCTGCCCACACCCATGGTTCACATGGAAACATGAtcaattatatgtataaatatgatatttttaaatgattaaaagtaaataaatgtaattatatattattattgatatatggTTAGAGGTTAttggaaaatatataattatttaaacatgtttttaaaatttagacaaATACTTAGATGAAAAgacttgattttttaattttaaagataataagaAGGAGTAATTCTAATTTTGATCTCTCAACTATTACCATTATGTAACTTTGATCCTCTCATGTACAATTGTGCATgttaagttcaattttttttttccaaaatgtcACTCAAGTCCCTAAGTCACTTGCTCCAAGATCCTTTTCTTCAAAACCAACATAAGAATCAAGAGAGCTAATTCAGTTAATTGAAGATAATATGTGAGTTATTGTAAAGCTTTAAATACATGCCTTccatttttacaaataaaaaaaatatgagaagtATCATGCCACTTGACTTTTTTGGTGtatatatcaaatatattatatataatattaatggagGAGAAATCAAAAGTGCACATATATCCGTTgatactaaataaataatataatattataaaatctaataaatattttttttgaaagagataaaatctaataaataataacttaTACTTTTTAATACTACCATGTATACCAGTAGAAACATAAATATTGTGTTTGCATTTCTATTGTGTTGTtgtgtaaaaaattaatatattgcaATAATTTCCAatgtaattgaaaacaaattgaataacacaactaaaaataattaattaccacATGAAAACTATAATAATATTGACTTTGAAAGAAATAGTCTCCCTCTCTCTTTTTCCATAAATTGCCTTCTAGTTGACAATGACAGTTCCAACTATATATCACATGAAAGGTTTGttaacttaaattaattaaacaataattacaatgaattagaataaaaaaaatcaaagataaagattaattccttgaaattttgtatCGTACTTACGTCATCCATAAtgacacaaaatgaaaaaagagataaaaatgaaatagtgGAGAGTGATTAGTGGGTGGTTACCATTTTGGTTAGGGGGTCAATATTAATATGCATACTATTGTGTTATTGTGGTAGAAACTAATTTATTGGGATAGAAGTGAAGAGCAAAACAAAACCACAAAAGAattctaaaaaaagaaattaaagagaattaattattattattactttaatatTAGTAAGGATAAAATAGTCTAAAGAATGTAGAGACCAAAAACAATTATACAAAATTGTATCCCCTTTGTATACtggtataaatattttaattataaatcaatctttttgtattaaactttttttttcttttatataaagcATGTCTATCTTCCTAAAACTAATTATGGCTGCTTTTGTGTCAACCCTTGTAGATTATCGCAATGTGTGCCACTTGATGTACGCGTGAATATTTACTAATTTTGGAAGGCAACAACTAAATGCAAACTAATAAAAGGGTTGGCAATCTGCCAACAGAACTCGAAACTTCTATTAGAATTTCAAAGAATGCTTAAAATAGCGCTGACAATAGTCACAACTCGTTATGGTTGTTTGTGCACTTACGTTTACTAAATTGTTTCTTTGAAAGCTTCATATATATAACCTGTCTCTAGGAGAATCCAAAACTAACTAATGCCCCCGAGACAAATTGTTCAAACATCAATTTATTTCAGCTAGCAAATAATTCAAAGGGGGGAAATTATAAAGATGTCAAGgttgattcaagagaagaagctGGGTGCAGGACGTGTTGTGGCAGTGGCAattgaaaacaacaaaacaagccAATATGCAGCGAAATGGGCAGTTGACAATCTTCTTCCCAAAGACCAAGCTCTCCTATTGCTCCATGTTAGGCAAAGAGTATCTTCCATTCCTACGCCAAGTAATAATTAAATCTCTATCTGCCTATATATATTGCTTCAAACATGGAAGGTCAATTTCGTAACTTTATGTGTACATTAGCATTGGTTGTTTAATGTTCTTAGGCccttttaatcaaaataaatacttTGTGACACACATTAGTGACTTGAATTGAATGCAGCGGGAAACCTTGTATCCCTTGAAGGCAACGATGATGTGGCCAGAGCATACATGCAACAAATGGACAACGAATCCAAGGAGCTTTTCGCTTCATTTCGTGTCTTCTGCAATAGAAAGAGCGTTAGTTCTTACACATTATTGCTCCTTTCATTTCCATCTTTCcacaataaaattatcatacaagtcttttattttattttttttcttaattggtTTCCTTTtcaatgtcttttttttcttttttcttttgaattcaCCACAGATACAATGCAAAGAAATCTTATTGGAGGACATGGATATAAGTAAGGGATTAATAGAAGGTATTTCTAAGTATTCCGTGGAGCTTCTGGTACTCGGGGCAGCTTCAAGGAGTGGTCTTGTCAGGTAATAATATTCCTTCCTCATCAAAACACGGAAGCATCCTATTTTTGATGAATTACATGTTAGCCAAGTCTTAGGAGAACATTAATTTTGATTAGTTGTTTATGACAGAAGATTTAGGACATCTGATGTTCCAAGTCTTGTGTCCAAAGGGGCACCACCATTCTGCACTGTGTACATTATTGCCAAAGGAAAAATCTCATCTGTGAAAACTGCAACTGCTCCACTAACTGCTAAACCTCCAGCCCGTAACAATACAATGCAGCCGCAGCAGTCTCTCCAAACTCCTGAGAGAATGGATACACAAATAACACGTAACCCCATCCCACCACGACGTATGCCAATTTCTCTTTAATATctcattgttttattttttttactttggtaACATTGTTCATGAGAAACACAACATTATTTGTATCTCTGCCAGCATCATCAGAGAAGCCATCATACATTGTCCGCCAGCTATCATCAGATGAAGACGAAATCATGTAAGTACCTCATGAATCCTTAGTTGGAGTGACACAATAATGTGATTGGAGTAGAAACCTTATATGTTTAAAGTTCAAAAATCACATAAGCTATAATGatatcattgccatgcaagaaacATAAGAATGCTAATTACAAATGTCAATATGTTCTAAAATGGAGATGTATATGAGAGTTGGAGATGAATGAATATTTATGCTTCAGACAGATTTCATGGCTTACTGAGAGAACTAACTTGATATTGTATGGACAGATCACCATTCACCAGATCTGGTAGAGGAAATTACATATCATACGAGTCCTCAATTCCCGACTCTGATATTTCATTCGTGAGCAGTGGAAGGCCAAGTGTTGATAGGATGTTCCCTTCAATGTATGATGATATGGACTCTGGAACTAATCGGCTTTCAACAGGCTCAGATTTTGATGTCAGAAGCTTTGGTTCTTCATTCTCAGGAGCCAAGTCAATAGATCATGGTGACTATTCATTCAGTTCACAAGACAGTGGGACATCGATGTCATCGTCAATGTTTTCAGCTTCGGTaggctatatatatatgtgtgtgtttgtgtgtgtgtggttaacTAATCTACGTTATTGACATGCCAAAACACCCATGATTGATGTAGCATGACTTTTGCTTGCCTTTCTAACTTGTCAAGATCAAGTTTGAGGCTCTAAGGCATACTATAGAGATAATTAACATGGCAGGACAAGATTTAACAAATGTCTTGTTTGAAATTATAGGATGAAGTGGAAGCTGAAATGAGGAGACTGAAGCTAGAACTGAAGCAGACAATGGAATTGTACAGCTCAGCGTGTAAGGAAGCTATGACAGCAAAGCAAAAGGTACCTAACATGCAAGTTCTTCGAATATTACTGTGTCATAAAGTTGTTAAATCATGTAATCTACAAATCACATACTGACTAATTGACACTATTCTCCAACAGGCACTAGAACTTCAGCGTTGGAAAGTGGAAGAACAAAGGAAATTGGAAGACGCACGATTAGCTGAAGGAACAGCATTGGCAATGGCTGAGAGGGAGAAAGTTAAATGTATGGCTGCCATGGAGGCAGCAGAAACATCTCGAAAAATTGCAGAGTTGGAAGCACAAAAGAGAATGAGTGTAGAGTCCGCTCACAAGAAGAAGAACGCAGATATCCTTTCACATAGTCCTGCCAGGTACAGAAAATACACTATAGAGGAGATAGAAGAGGCAACAAAATTCTTTTCCAACTCTCTCAAGATTGGCGAAGGTGGTTATGGACCAGTCTACAGGTCTGAACTAGACCACACGCCAGTTGCAATAAAAGTGTTAAAACCAGATGCAGCTCAGGGACGTTCACAGTTTCAGCAGGAGGTATGAAAATGACTATATATAGAAACATGATTTGTACCCTATAGTtgaattgaatgaatgaatttgaCATTTGGTGCATGCAGGTTGAAGTGCTAAGTTGCATAAGGCATCCAAACATGGTTCTCCTCCTTGGAGCATGCCCAGAGTTTGGGTGCTTAGTGTATGAGTACATGGCTAATGGAAGTTTGGATGATTGCCTCTTCCGGAGAGGCAACAAACCAGCTCTTCCTTGGCAACTAAGATTCCGAATTGCTGCAGAGATTGCCACCGGGCTCCTTTTCCTACACCAGACGAAGCCCGAACCCCTGGTGCATCGCGACTTAAAACCCGGAAACATT belongs to Glycine soja cultivar W05 chromosome 5, ASM419377v2, whole genome shotgun sequence and includes:
- the LOC114413497 gene encoding U-box domain-containing protein 35-like, coding for MSRLIQEKKLGAGRVVAVAIENNKTSQYAAKWAVDNLLPKDQALLLLHVRQRVSSIPTPTGNLVSLEGNDDVARAYMQQMDNESKELFASFRVFCNRKSIQCKEILLEDMDISKGLIEGISKYSVELLVLGAASRSGLVRRFRTSDVPSLVSKGAPPFCTVYIIAKGKISSVKTATAPLTAKPPARNNTMQPQQSLQTPERMDTQITRNPIPPRPSSEKPSYIVRQLSSDEDEIISPFTRSGRGNYISYESSIPDSDISFVSSGRPSVDRMFPSMYDDMDSGTNRLSTGSDFDVRSFGSSFSGAKSIDHGDYSFSSQDSGTSMSSSMFSASDEVEAEMRRLKLELKQTMELYSSACKEAMTAKQKALELQRWKVEEQRKLEDARLAEGTALAMAEREKVKCMAAMEAAETSRKIAELEAQKRMSVESAHKKKNADILSHSPARYRKYTIEEIEEATKFFSNSLKIGEGGYGPVYRSELDHTPVAIKVLKPDAAQGRSQFQQEVEVLSCIRHPNMVLLLGACPEFGCLVYEYMANGSLDDCLFRRGNKPALPWQLRFRIAAEIATGLLFLHQTKPEPLVHRDLKPGNILLDRNYVSKISDVGLARLVPPTVADTVTQYRMTSTAGTFCYIDPEYQQTGMLGIKSDIYSLGIMLLQMITAKPPMGLTHHVGRAIEKGTFADMLDPAVEDWPVEHALHFAKLALACAEMRRKDRPDLGKVVLPELNKLRDFAEENMPMMMMFGMSTGFTPRNNYNYSSSTFSSVQDSMSESQSMSGMSGYESRSSSSSPGRM